A portion of the Deinococcus peraridilitoris DSM 19664 genome contains these proteins:
- a CDS encoding glucose-1-phosphate adenylyltransferase family protein, translated as MKTRMAGQTVLTLILAGGKGKRMGVLTEGRAKPVMPFAGVYRLIDFALSNCAHSGLSDVWVLEQYELHSLNDHLSSGRPWDLDRTHGGLQVLPPYQGQDDQNEQGSEGEAFAHGNAHALFLNRHLIREFAPDVVLVLSADHVYLLDYAEVVQRHLQTRASVTMVTTQVPVGETAHRFGNVTVNGEGRVTGFAYKPEEPISDLVTTEVFVYDATTLLDRLEELARRHGDLQDFGDELLPDLVQGGRAFAHRFEGYWRDVGTPQAYWEAHMQLVDGEIPSLDAPSWPLLTFGVPRAPARIEGSARIIASLLSPGSRVAGHVERSVLAPGVVIEAGASVHESVLLSGTVVRVGARVERAIVDEDCEIGAGAVVGGSGELTLVGQGAQIKANSHIEPGQSLPARERFAKLQTFKGH; from the coding sequence ATGAAGACTCGCATGGCCGGACAGACCGTTCTCACGCTGATCCTCGCGGGCGGCAAAGGCAAACGCATGGGGGTGCTGACCGAAGGTCGCGCCAAGCCGGTGATGCCCTTCGCGGGCGTGTACCGCCTGATCGACTTCGCCCTCAGCAACTGCGCGCACAGCGGCCTGTCGGATGTCTGGGTACTGGAGCAGTACGAGTTGCACAGCCTCAACGACCATTTGTCCAGCGGGCGGCCCTGGGACCTCGACCGCACGCACGGTGGCCTGCAGGTCCTGCCTCCTTACCAGGGCCAGGACGATCAGAATGAACAGGGGTCCGAAGGCGAGGCGTTTGCGCACGGCAATGCGCACGCATTGTTTCTCAACCGTCACCTGATCCGCGAATTCGCTCCGGACGTGGTGCTGGTCCTCTCGGCCGATCACGTGTACCTGCTCGACTACGCTGAGGTGGTGCAGCGGCACCTGCAGACCCGGGCGAGCGTCACGATGGTCACCACCCAGGTACCGGTGGGGGAGACAGCGCACCGCTTTGGGAATGTTACGGTGAACGGCGAGGGCCGCGTCACCGGTTTTGCCTACAAGCCCGAAGAACCCATCTCGGACCTTGTCACGACAGAAGTGTTTGTTTACGACGCCACGACGCTGCTCGATCGACTGGAAGAGCTGGCGCGCCGGCACGGCGATCTGCAGGACTTCGGCGATGAACTGCTGCCCGACCTCGTGCAGGGTGGGCGCGCTTTTGCGCACCGCTTCGAAGGGTACTGGCGCGACGTCGGCACACCGCAGGCGTACTGGGAAGCGCATATGCAGCTGGTCGACGGCGAAATTCCGTCCCTGGACGCGCCTAGTTGGCCGCTGCTCACCTTCGGGGTGCCGCGCGCCCCGGCACGAATCGAGGGAAGTGCGCGGATCATTGCGAGCCTGCTTTCGCCGGGCAGCCGGGTGGCAGGCCACGTGGAGCGTTCGGTGTTGGCGCCGGGCGTCGTCATCGAAGCGGGCGCCAGCGTCCATGAGAGCGTCCTGCTGAGCGGCACGGTGGTTCGCGTGGGCGCGCGCGTAGAGCGCGCGATTGTGGACGAGGACTGCGAAATTGGCGCGGGCGCGGTGGTGGGCGGGTCCGGTGAGTTGACGCTGGTCGGACAGGGCGCCCAGATCAAAGCGAACTCGCACATCGAACCGGGGCAATCATTGCCCGCGCGTGAGCGATTCGCGAAACTTCAGACCTTCAAGGGCCACTGA
- the phnE gene encoding phosphonate ABC transporter, permease protein PhnE, whose amino-acid sequence MSTPLLLAILAAGITWLARGSGRRLGVLGSVGLLIAFFALPFVAVVGARSDQALGMTPFGLSFVYPLLWTAPVLALVALLLSLRGSARVGGLALAGAGLVGIGLPLVFQNGSEQLLSVRSVPGVLEVLFPLVIGVALGLLALGQRGRQRAYGLVIALAVPLTLLALLASGTGERLFPDLRGYYKLAAPVAAQQAALVVNDWQADLEFYNEDAQKLARDWQTVRRQLATGGYASTERAKQRRDFYRIRQDYADRRLEPGTVPTLQAISTAGQLPFGYAPGPDASEAGVRRVLVRRADYGFGAWILFAGLALGGGLILVGRGALAQERGDLRNGLLLAGVVTAVLAGFNSTEFNLRELIIGWPNLVDLIGRSWPPDTGFISEVMKQMLVTVNIALIGTVVAAAFALPLSLLAARNLTFRNALMRFSYVVTRTFFNVDRGVDTLILALIIVSAVGLGPFAGALAMAVHSIADLGKLYSEAIENAERGPIEALESVGAPGTSVIRWGLMPQVLPLFLSYTLYRFEINFRVSIVLGFVGAGGIGFLLNETMRAFQYQQAMVGIITIVLVVNLLDFISAEIRRRLV is encoded by the coding sequence GTGAGCACCCCGCTTCTGCTGGCAATTCTGGCGGCGGGGATCACCTGGCTGGCGCGCGGCTCGGGACGGCGGCTCGGTGTGCTGGGCAGTGTCGGTCTGCTGATCGCCTTCTTTGCCCTGCCGTTTGTTGCCGTCGTCGGCGCGCGCAGCGATCAGGCGCTGGGCATGACGCCCTTCGGGCTCAGCTTCGTGTATCCGCTGCTGTGGACCGCGCCCGTGCTGGCCCTCGTGGCCCTGCTCCTCAGCCTGCGAGGCTCGGCCCGTGTGGGCGGCCTGGCGCTGGCGGGGGCCGGACTCGTGGGCATTGGCTTGCCCCTGGTGTTCCAGAACGGCAGTGAGCAGCTGCTCAGCGTGCGCAGCGTTCCCGGTGTGCTGGAAGTGCTCTTTCCGCTGGTGATCGGCGTCGCCCTGGGTTTGCTCGCGCTGGGGCAACGGGGTCGGCAGCGCGCTTATGGTCTGGTCATCGCGCTCGCGGTGCCGCTGACCCTGCTGGCCCTGCTGGCGTCGGGTACGGGCGAGCGTCTGTTTCCGGATCTGCGCGGGTACTACAAGCTCGCGGCGCCGGTGGCCGCGCAACAGGCTGCCCTCGTCGTCAATGACTGGCAGGCCGATCTGGAGTTTTACAACGAGGACGCGCAGAAACTGGCGCGTGACTGGCAGACGGTGCGCCGACAGCTCGCGACCGGCGGTTATGCCTCGACCGAGCGCGCCAAGCAACGCCGGGACTTTTACCGGATTCGCCAGGATTACGCCGACCGCCGCCTGGAGCCCGGCACCGTGCCGACCCTGCAGGCCATCTCGACGGCCGGCCAGTTGCCGTTCGGGTACGCGCCGGGGCCCGATGCGAGTGAGGCTGGTGTCCGCCGTGTGCTGGTGCGCCGGGCCGATTACGGCTTCGGGGCCTGGATCCTGTTTGCCGGTCTGGCACTGGGTGGGGGCCTGATTCTGGTGGGCCGGGGTGCGCTCGCCCAGGAACGGGGCGACCTGCGCAACGGCCTGCTGCTGGCGGGCGTGGTGACCGCCGTACTGGCCGGGTTCAACTCCACCGAGTTCAACTTGCGCGAGCTGATCATCGGCTGGCCCAACCTGGTAGATCTGATCGGGCGTTCATGGCCACCGGACACCGGCTTTATCAGCGAGGTCATGAAGCAGATGCTGGTGACGGTCAACATCGCCTTGATCGGAACCGTGGTGGCGGCGGCTTTTGCCTTGCCGCTCAGCCTGCTCGCCGCGCGCAACCTGACCTTCCGCAACGCCCTGATGCGCTTTTCGTACGTGGTCACGCGCACCTTCTTCAACGTGGACCGTGGCGTCGATACGCTGATTCTGGCGCTGATCATCGTTTCCGCCGTGGGCCTGGGCCCCTTCGCGGGCGCGCTGGCGATGGCCGTTCACTCCATCGCCGACCTGGGGAAGCTGTACTCCGAAGCCATCGAGAACGCCGAGCGCGGTCCTATCGAGGCACTGGAATCGGTTGGTGCGCCGGGCACCAGCGTCATTCGCTGGGGCCTGATGCCCCAGGTGCTGCCGCTCTTCCTGAGCTACACCCTCTACCGCTTCGAGATCAACTTCCGCGTTTCGATCGTGCTGGGATTCGTGGGTGCGGGCGGTATTGGTTTCCTCCTGAACGAGACCATGCGCGCCTTTCAGTATCAGCAGGCCATGGTCGGGATCATCACCATCGTGCTGGTCGTGAATTTGCTGGATTTCATCAGCGCCGAGATTCGCCGCCGTCTGGTATAA
- the phnC gene encoding phosphonate ABC transporter ATP-binding protein, which yields MIEVKNLSKIYPNGTVGLDDVNVTIQNGEFVCVIGLSGAGKSTFLRCINRLNDATSGQILIDGDDIAFASGPRLRQLRRRIGFVFQQFNLSTRLSAMENVLSGRLGYHNRFSGVLGLFTAEDRRIAETALTRVGLADRMNVRVDQLSGGQQQRVAIARAVAQQPTLILADEPMASLDPKLSNVIMGILKEFNKDGISVLVNIHVLELALQYADRILGFNKGKLVFDGPPSALSQDEIDRIYSGSVADL from the coding sequence ATGATCGAGGTCAAGAACCTCAGCAAAATCTACCCCAACGGCACCGTGGGCCTTGATGACGTGAACGTCACCATCCAGAACGGCGAGTTCGTGTGTGTCATCGGACTCTCGGGTGCGGGCAAGAGCACCTTCCTGCGCTGCATCAACCGCCTGAACGACGCCACCAGCGGCCAGATCCTGATAGACGGTGACGACATCGCCTTTGCGAGTGGCCCGCGTCTGCGCCAATTGCGCCGCCGCATCGGTTTCGTGTTTCAGCAGTTCAATCTCTCCACCCGCCTGAGCGCCATGGAGAACGTGCTCTCGGGGCGGCTGGGTTACCACAACCGCTTTTCAGGCGTGCTGGGTCTGTTCACCGCCGAGGACCGCAGAATTGCCGAAACGGCCCTGACGCGCGTCGGCCTGGCCGACCGCATGAACGTGCGTGTCGACCAGCTCTCCGGCGGTCAGCAGCAACGCGTGGCCATCGCGCGCGCCGTCGCGCAGCAACCCACCTTGATTCTCGCCGACGAGCCCATGGCGAGCCTCGACCCCAAACTCAGCAATGTCATCATGGGCATTCTCAAGGAATTCAACAAGGACGGAATCAGCGTGCTGGTCAACATTCACGTGCTGGAACTCGCCCTGCAGTATGCCGACCGTATCCTGGGCTTCAACAAGGGCAAGCTGGTCTTCGACGGTCCTCCCAGCGCGCTGAGCCAGGACGAAATCGACCGCATCTACTCCGGAAGCGTGGCGGACCTGTGA
- a CDS encoding phosphate/phosphite/phosphonate ABC transporter substrate-binding protein, with amino-acid sequence MKKMLALLALGTFAGSAYAAENCRVINMGFNPAQDSNAVLTNGRAIAKYIEKNVRGVEINTTVAQDYGALVEAMRSSKLDFAWLSPVSYVEARDKAGADVLLKSVRGAGPYYWSAFVVRKDSGIKKIEDLRGKNIAWIDPTSAAGYTFPRAALVAKGIDPDKFFGKQTFAGKHDSAVLSLVNGTVDVVATFSNNTKGDSGSWTQLLKPEQAALVTPVAYSKPIPGDTLSVRAAYQKECEAVTTRVRAAIAGMGSNPEGKALLTNLYRIDKMIPAKDADYNIVRDAMKAAQKK; translated from the coding sequence ATGAAGAAAATGCTCGCACTGCTCGCGCTCGGCACATTTGCCGGCAGCGCTTACGCCGCCGAAAACTGCCGTGTCATCAACATGGGTTTCAACCCGGCCCAGGACAGCAACGCCGTGCTTACCAACGGCCGCGCCATTGCCAAGTACATTGAGAAGAACGTGCGCGGTGTGGAAATCAACACCACCGTGGCGCAGGACTACGGCGCCCTCGTCGAGGCGATGCGCTCCAGCAAGCTGGATTTTGCCTGGCTCTCGCCGGTCAGTTACGTCGAAGCGCGCGACAAGGCAGGTGCCGACGTGCTGCTCAAGAGCGTGCGTGGCGCAGGCCCGTACTACTGGAGCGCCTTTGTGGTCCGCAAGGACAGCGGCATCAAGAAGATCGAGGACCTGCGCGGCAAGAACATTGCCTGGATCGATCCGACCAGCGCCGCCGGTTACACCTTTCCCCGCGCGGCCCTGGTGGCCAAGGGCATCGATCCCGACAAGTTCTTCGGCAAGCAGACCTTTGCTGGCAAGCACGACTCGGCGGTGCTGTCGCTCGTGAACGGCACCGTGGACGTTGTGGCCACCTTCAGCAACAACACCAAAGGGGATAGCGGCTCCTGGACGCAGCTCCTCAAGCCCGAGCAGGCCGCCCTGGTGACGCCCGTTGCCTACAGCAAACCCATTCCCGGCGACACCCTCAGCGTGCGCGCCGCCTACCAGAAGGAGTGCGAGGCTGTCACGACGCGCGTGCGCGCCGCGATTGCCGGCATGGGCAGCAACCCCGAGGGCAAGGCACTCCTCACCAACCTTTACCGCATCGACAAGATGATTCCCGCCAAGGACGCCGATTACAACATCGTCCGTGACGCCATGAAGGCTGCACAGAAGAAGTAA
- a CDS encoding metallophosphoesterase: MSSSLLAGAEVVYAVPDLHGRLDLLEGALAHTQGAHLVVLGDVIDRGPGSLECVRLLLELEQLGLVTLLWGNHEQMAYSAHAWYTRYEEKGELDDLRAARSNFRWWQGNGGDALQREAGRFGVENYPPELVEYFSRLQLMVFVDARGVHTAPPDDVSVLAVHAAPPQPHPDYPDPDTAALWLRPEDGPFPLPPGVSWSVHGHTPLPNPRQIGAQVYTDLGAVRTGRLCLTRLDPGGPRELLVLHAPKATHRAARPEYPGELPFRSVFLTS, from the coding sequence GTGAGTTCTTCACTTCTCGCCGGGGCGGAGGTTGTGTACGCCGTGCCCGACCTGCACGGAAGGCTCGACCTGCTCGAAGGCGCCCTGGCGCACACGCAGGGCGCGCATCTGGTCGTGCTGGGCGACGTGATCGATCGAGGGCCGGGCAGCCTGGAGTGCGTGCGGCTGCTGCTGGAACTCGAACAACTGGGCCTCGTGACGCTGTTGTGGGGAAACCACGAACAGATGGCCTACAGTGCCCACGCCTGGTACACCCGTTACGAAGAGAAGGGCGAACTTGACGACCTCCGCGCTGCCCGGTCCAATTTCAGGTGGTGGCAAGGCAATGGAGGCGATGCTCTGCAGCGCGAGGCAGGCCGCTTTGGCGTGGAGAATTACCCACCCGAGCTGGTCGAGTACTTTTCCCGCCTGCAGCTGATGGTGTTCGTTGACGCGCGCGGCGTGCACACGGCGCCGCCGGACGACGTGAGCGTGCTGGCGGTGCACGCCGCGCCGCCCCAGCCGCACCCGGATTACCCGGACCCGGACACTGCCGCCCTGTGGCTGCGTCCGGAAGACGGTCCGTTTCCGTTGCCGCCTGGCGTGAGCTGGAGCGTGCATGGCCACACACCACTTCCCAACCCACGCCAAATAGGCGCGCAGGTGTATACCGACCTGGGCGCGGTCCGTACCGGGCGATTGTGCCTGACCCGGCTCGATCCGGGCGGTCCTCGTGAGTTGCTGGTGCTGCACGCGCCGAAGGCCACCCACCGTGCCGCGCGCCCTGAGTACCCTGGAGAGCTGCCCTTTCGGTCGGTCTTTCTGACTTCCTGA
- the purC gene encoding phosphoribosylaminoimidazolesuccinocarboxamide synthase: MKGELRYEGKAKKVYATDKPGEYIVEYKDDATAFNAQKRGTVADKGVVNNAITSVLYPRLEAAGVPTHFLAQLSEREQLVKAVEIVPVEVVVRNVAAGSFSKRLGLSEGVLLSQPVVEYYYKSDVLGDPLINTDTAVTMGWATEEDLAVIRTLALRVNAFLTPFFAARGVRLIDFKLEFGKTPDGEIVLADEISPDTCRFWDAQSGEKLDKDRFRRDLGGVEDAYQEMLRRVISEADPTSTPLSR, translated from the coding sequence ATGAAGGGTGAACTCCGCTACGAAGGCAAAGCCAAGAAAGTCTACGCCACGGACAAGCCGGGCGAGTACATCGTCGAGTATAAGGACGACGCGACCGCCTTCAACGCCCAGAAGCGCGGCACGGTCGCGGACAAGGGCGTGGTGAACAACGCCATCACCAGCGTCCTGTACCCACGCCTGGAAGCGGCCGGCGTTCCCACCCACTTTCTGGCGCAGCTCTCCGAGCGCGAGCAGCTGGTGAAAGCGGTCGAGATCGTGCCCGTCGAGGTGGTCGTGCGCAATGTCGCCGCCGGGTCGTTCAGCAAGCGTCTGGGACTTTCCGAGGGCGTGCTGCTTTCGCAGCCCGTGGTCGAGTACTACTACAAAAGTGACGTACTGGGCGATCCCCTCATCAACACCGACACCGCCGTCACGATGGGCTGGGCCACCGAGGAGGACCTCGCGGTCATCCGCACGCTGGCCCTGCGGGTCAACGCCTTCCTGACGCCCTTTTTCGCGGCGCGTGGCGTACGCCTGATCGACTTCAAGCTGGAGTTCGGCAAGACTCCGGACGGCGAGATCGTGCTGGCCGACGAGATCAGCCCGGACACCTGCCGCTTCTGGGACGCCCAGAGCGGCGAGAAGCTCGACAAGGACCGCTTCCGCCGTGACCTCGGCGGCGTCGAGGACGCCTATCAGGAAATGCTGCGCCGCGTCATCAGCGAAGCGGACCCCACGAGCACGCCCCTGAGCCGCTGA
- the purS gene encoding phosphoribosylformylglycinamidine synthase subunit PurS gives MKYQVRVFVSLKPSILDPQGRTVERAVSHLGHDNVSGVRVGKLIEMVLEGERAAVEAQARELAGTVLSNPVMEDARVEIEELALQASV, from the coding sequence ATGAAATACCAGGTTCGTGTTTTCGTGTCCCTCAAGCCCAGCATCCTCGATCCACAGGGCCGCACGGTCGAGCGGGCCGTCAGTCACCTCGGTCACGACAACGTGTCGGGGGTGCGGGTCGGCAAACTGATCGAGATGGTCCTCGAAGGAGAGCGCGCCGCCGTCGAAGCGCAGGCGCGCGAACTGGCGGGCACCGTCCTGAGCAACCCCGTCATGGAAGACGCGCGCGTCGAAATCGAGGAGCTCGCGCTGCAGGCGAGCGTCTGA
- the purQ gene encoding phosphoribosylformylglycinamidine synthase subunit PurQ: MRVAVVQFPGSNCDADAVRAVEVQGGQAQLVWHTEHSLGGVDAVILPGGFSYGDHLRSGAIAARSPIMESVKQFADAGGPVLGICNGFQILCESGLLPGALTRNGHLHFVCRSVTLQVTSTSSVFTGAYSLDQTLSVPVAHGEGSYYADPETLAELEGEGRVAFRYLGNPNGSLNDIAGIVNARGNVLGMMPHPERVVEGVLGGTDGRGIFESLQAFLGKKALAV; the protein is encoded by the coding sequence ATGCGCGTCGCGGTCGTGCAGTTTCCCGGCAGCAACTGCGACGCCGACGCGGTGCGCGCCGTTGAGGTGCAGGGCGGTCAGGCGCAGCTGGTGTGGCACACCGAGCATAGCCTCGGGGGGGTGGACGCCGTGATTCTGCCGGGCGGCTTCAGTTACGGCGACCACCTGCGCAGCGGCGCCATCGCGGCGCGCAGCCCCATCATGGAGAGCGTCAAGCAATTCGCGGACGCGGGCGGCCCGGTGCTGGGCATCTGCAACGGCTTTCAGATTCTGTGCGAGTCGGGCCTGCTGCCCGGCGCGCTGACCCGCAATGGTCACCTGCACTTCGTGTGCCGCAGTGTCACCCTGCAGGTCACCAGCACCAGCAGCGTCTTCACGGGCGCTTACAGCCTCGACCAGACCCTCAGCGTGCCCGTCGCGCACGGTGAAGGCAGCTACTACGCCGACCCCGAGACGCTGGCCGAATTGGAAGGCGAGGGCCGCGTGGCGTTTCGCTACCTGGGCAACCCCAACGGCAGCCTCAACGATATCGCCGGCATCGTGAACGCGCGAGGCAACGTGCTGGGCATGATGCCCCACCCGGAACGCGTGGTCGAAGGCGTGCTGGGTGGCACCGACGGACGCGGCATCTTCGAGAGCCTGCAGGCTTTTCTGGGCAAGAAAGCGCTCGCCGTATGA
- a CDS encoding DinB family protein produces the protein MSAAASLQDFLVQQFETETKAFVSALEAVPEDLFAHAPQGGGHSVAWHALHIAEWTRVLVLQDFTASYGHLGWEDKEWTQKLQGPTRVTEQGGKTAVLVEVQAVFAEALRELRSLSDGALAGSAVTPFGERPLLPSLGGQLRHTAYHRGQIKLTALQLGKSRL, from the coding sequence ATGAGCGCCGCCGCTTCGCTGCAGGATTTTCTGGTGCAGCAATTCGAAACGGAAACCAAGGCGTTCGTCAGCGCGCTGGAGGCGGTGCCCGAGGACCTGTTCGCGCACGCACCGCAAGGCGGTGGGCACAGTGTCGCCTGGCACGCCCTGCACATCGCCGAATGGACGCGTGTCCTGGTGCTGCAGGACTTCACGGCGTCCTACGGACATCTGGGTTGGGAAGACAAGGAGTGGACGCAGAAGCTGCAAGGCCCCACCCGCGTGACCGAACAGGGCGGCAAGACGGCCGTTCTGGTCGAGGTGCAGGCGGTCTTTGCCGAGGCACTGCGCGAGCTGCGCTCCCTGAGCGACGGAGCGCTCGCGGGCAGCGCGGTCACGCCCTTTGGTGAGCGCCCTTTGCTGCCCAGCCTGGGCGGGCAGCTGCGCCACACCGCCTATCACCGTGGGCAGATCAAGCTGACCGCCCTGCAACTGGGCAAGAGCCGCCTGTAA
- a CDS encoding DinB family protein, producing MPHEATRQLLWRALSQEFAAFQDVAQTCSPAAFHRQPDQGHSIAWHVLHIVDWSRCVVQPGLNGVNPALRYAYLGFEDAEFTKSVFGPSVACITDPQDVIVNALNTVSTDTLRFIEEAPAERFSPHATWPTLTRPRAVIDGLLYHVRHTAYHRGQMQFALKHSGSLL from the coding sequence ATGCCGCACGAAGCCACGAGGCAGCTCCTCTGGCGTGCCCTGAGTCAGGAGTTCGCTGCGTTTCAGGACGTCGCGCAAACATGCTCACCCGCAGCCTTTCACAGGCAACCGGACCAGGGACACAGCATTGCGTGGCATGTTCTGCACATCGTCGACTGGTCGCGCTGTGTGGTACAGCCCGGTTTGAACGGCGTGAATCCGGCTCTTCGCTACGCCTATTTGGGATTTGAGGACGCGGAGTTCACCAAAAGCGTCTTCGGCCCAAGCGTCGCCTGCATCACAGACCCTCAGGACGTCATCGTGAACGCACTGAATACCGTCAGTACCGACACCCTGCGTTTTATCGAAGAGGCGCCCGCCGAGCGCTTTTCTCCCCACGCCACGTGGCCCACCTTGACCAGACCCAGGGCAGTCATCGACGGCCTTCTCTACCACGTTCGCCATACCGCCTACCACCGCGGGCAGATGCAGTTCGCCCTCAAGCACTCCGGGAGTTTGTTGTGA
- the purL gene encoding phosphoribosylformylglycinamidine synthase subunit PurL → MTQTVSLRDRAGTFGLTTDEYDLLVSQIGREPNALEAAIVGAMWSEHCGYKNSRPLFSVFPTTGPQVLQGPGENAGVVDIGDGYAVAFKMESHNHPSAVEPVQGAATGVGGILRDIFAMGARPFAVLDSLRFGDLDSPRTQFLLHGVVEGISHYGNAIGVPTVGGEVTFHPSYQENPLVNVMALGLLRHEDLAKGTMGAVGNQIVYVGSKTGRDGLGGAVFASADLSDASGADRPAVQVGDPFMEKLLLEATLAAIEEGLVAGVQDMGAAGLVSSTCEMAYRANLGVDMDLGAVPTREEGMVPMELCLSESQERMVLVPVPGKEQALLDLLAKWELDVVVIGEVREHHNYRLFWHGEVVCDLPVSVLNEAPKYTREGVESEEIRARREMDLSGVPVPEKLDEVLLQLLSHPTIASKRPIFERYDHQVMTNTVVLPGAADAAVLRVKGIRKGVAATSDCNPRFVYLDPYTGAAAAVAEAARNLACVGATPLAITDNLNFGNPHRPEVYYQLQRATQGIADACRALNTPVTGGNVSLYNQYNEAQPDGTTRTVAIHPTPTIGMVGVLPDVELRATMGLKSADHALYLLGELSGELGASQYLETVHGLEAGQVPALDLEREQRVIQGVLALIRAGLTRTAHDLAEGGLAVALAEMAISGNLGLRVTLDTDLRPDATLFGEAHSRLVVAIAAGQQEQAEALLRELDVPFSQLGTVGGNEFAISLPRQALDLSVTLSALSDAFERPLREVLS, encoded by the coding sequence GTGACCCAGACCGTTTCTTTGCGTGACCGCGCCGGTACCTTCGGCCTGACAACCGACGAGTACGATCTTCTCGTTTCGCAGATTGGCCGTGAACCCAACGCCCTGGAAGCCGCCATCGTGGGGGCCATGTGGAGCGAGCACTGCGGCTACAAGAATTCGCGCCCGCTCTTCTCGGTGTTTCCCACCACCGGCCCTCAGGTGCTGCAAGGGCCGGGCGAGAACGCCGGGGTCGTGGACATTGGCGACGGGTACGCGGTGGCCTTCAAGATGGAGTCGCACAACCACCCCAGCGCCGTGGAGCCCGTACAGGGCGCCGCGACCGGCGTGGGCGGTATTCTGCGTGACATCTTCGCGATGGGCGCGCGCCCCTTTGCGGTGCTCGATTCGCTGCGTTTCGGTGACCTGGATTCCCCGCGCACCCAGTTTCTGCTGCACGGCGTCGTGGAGGGGATCAGCCATTACGGCAACGCCATCGGCGTGCCCACCGTGGGCGGTGAGGTGACCTTTCACCCCAGCTACCAGGAAAACCCGCTGGTGAACGTCATGGCCCTGGGCCTCCTCAGGCACGAGGATCTCGCCAAGGGCACCATGGGCGCGGTAGGCAACCAGATCGTGTACGTCGGCAGCAAGACCGGCCGCGACGGCCTGGGCGGCGCGGTCTTCGCGAGCGCCGACCTCAGCGACGCCTCGGGCGCCGACCGGCCTGCCGTGCAGGTCGGTGACCCGTTCATGGAAAAGCTGCTGCTCGAAGCGACCCTGGCAGCCATTGAGGAAGGGCTGGTGGCGGGCGTGCAGGACATGGGCGCCGCCGGGCTGGTCTCGAGCACCTGCGAGATGGCTTACCGCGCGAATCTGGGCGTCGACATGGACCTGGGCGCCGTGCCCACCCGCGAGGAAGGCATGGTCCCCATGGAACTGTGCCTGTCCGAGTCGCAGGAGCGCATGGTGCTGGTGCCGGTGCCCGGCAAGGAGCAGGCACTCCTCGATCTGCTCGCCAAGTGGGAACTGGACGTCGTGGTGATCGGCGAGGTTCGTGAGCACCACAATTACCGCCTGTTCTGGCACGGCGAGGTCGTGTGCGACCTGCCGGTGAGCGTGCTGAACGAGGCGCCCAAGTACACCCGTGAAGGCGTCGAGAGCGAAGAGATTCGCGCCCGGCGCGAGATGGACCTCTCGGGCGTGCCGGTGCCGGAAAAACTGGACGAGGTGCTGCTGCAACTGCTGTCGCACCCGACCATTGCCAGCAAACGCCCGATCTTCGAGCGTTACGACCATCAGGTGATGACCAACACCGTCGTGCTGCCCGGCGCAGCAGACGCGGCCGTGCTGCGGGTCAAGGGCATTCGCAAGGGGGTGGCGGCCACCAGCGACTGCAATCCGCGCTTCGTGTACCTCGATCCCTACACGGGCGCGGCCGCTGCCGTCGCGGAAGCGGCGCGCAACCTGGCCTGCGTGGGCGCCACGCCGCTCGCGATCACCGACAACCTGAACTTCGGCAACCCGCACCGTCCCGAGGTGTACTACCAGCTGCAACGCGCCACCCAGGGCATCGCGGACGCCTGCCGGGCCCTGAACACCCCGGTGACGGGCGGCAACGTCAGCCTGTACAACCAGTACAACGAAGCCCAGCCGGACGGCACCACCCGCACGGTCGCCATTCACCCCACCCCGACGATCGGCATGGTCGGAGTGCTGCCCGACGTGGAGCTTCGCGCGACCATGGGCCTCAAGAGCGCCGACCACGCCCTGTACCTGCTGGGAGAGCTGAGCGGCGAACTGGGGGCCAGCCAGTACCTGGAGACCGTTCACGGTCTGGAGGCGGGTCAGGTGCCGGCCCTCGACCTGGAACGTGAACAGCGCGTGATCCAGGGCGTGCTGGCGCTGATTCGCGCGGGCCTCACGCGGACCGCGCACGACCTTGCCGAAGGCGGACTGGCCGTGGCCCTGGCCGAAATGGCCATCAGCGGTAACCTGGGCCTGCGCGTCACGCTCGACACCGACCTGCGGCCCGACGCGACCCTGTTCGGCGAAGCGCACTCGCGTCTGGTCGTGGCGATTGCGGCGGGCCAGCAGGAGCAGGCCGAGGCGCTGCTGCGCGAACTTGACGTGCCTTTTTCTCAGCTGGGAACCGTGGGTGGTAACGAGTTCGCCATTTCGCTGCCTCGTCAGGCCCTAGACTTGAGCGTGACCCTCAGCGCCCTCTCCGACGCCTTCGAACGCCCTCTGCGTGAGGTTTTGTCTTGA